Proteins from one Capricornis sumatraensis isolate serow.1 chromosome 2, serow.2, whole genome shotgun sequence genomic window:
- the ZBTB25 gene encoding zinc finger and BTB domain-containing protein 25, which translates to MDTASHSLVLLQQLNMQREFGFLCDCTVAIGDVYFKAHRAVLAAFSNYFKMIFIHQTSECIKIQPTDIQPDIFSYLLHIMYTGKGPKQIVDHSRLEEGIRFLHADYLSHIATEMNQVFSPETVQSSNLYGIQISTTQKTAVKTGLEVKEAPSNNSGNRAAVQGDHPQLQLSLAIGLDDGTADQQRAHPASQALEEHQKPPVSIKQERCDPESVISQSRPSPSSEVTGPTFTESGIKIHLCHYCGERFDSRSNLRQHLHTHVSGSLPFGVPASILESNDLGEVHPLNENSEALECRRLSSFIVKENEQQPDLSNRGATEPLQISQVSLISKDTEPVELNCNFSFSRKRKISCTICGHKFLRKSQLLEHMYTHKGKSYRYNRCQRFGNALAQRFPPYCDSWSDIPLKSSRLSQEQLDSSCALESELTQENVDTILVE; encoded by the exons ATGGACACAGCTAGCCATAGCCTTGTCCTTCTGCAGCAGCTGAACATGCAGCGAGAATTTGGTTTTCTGTGTGATTGCACCGTTGCTATTGGAGACGTCTACTTCAAAGCCCACAGAGCAGTGCTTGCTGCTTTTTCTAACTATTTCAAGATGATATTTATTCACCAAACAAG tgaATGCATAAAAATACAACCAACTGACATCCAGCCTGACATATTCAGCTATTTGTTGCACATTATGTACACGGGGAAAGGGCCAAAACAGATTGTGGACCATAGTCGTTTGGAGGAAGGGATTCGATTTCTTCACGCCGACTACCTTTCTCACATTGCAACTGAGATGAATCAAGTGTTCTCACCAGAGACTGTGCAGTCCTCAAATTTATATGGCATTCAGATCTCAACGACCCAAAAAACAGCTGTCAAAACAGGGCTGGAGGTCAAGGAAGCTCCTTCcaataacagtggaaacagagctGCTGTCCAGGGTGACCACCCCCAGTTGCAGCTTTCTCTTGCTATTGGGCTGGATGATGGCACTGCAGACCAGCAGAGGGCCCATCCTGCCTCCCAGGCCTTGGAAGAGCACCAGAAGCCCCCAGTGTCCATCAAGCAGGAGAGATGTGACCCAGAATCTGTGATCTCCCAGAGCCGCCCCTCACCCTCATCAGAGGTGACAGGCCCCACTTTCACCGAAAGCGGTATCAAAATACACTTATGCCATTACTGTGGGGAACGTTTTGATTCCCGTAGTAATCTAAGACAGCATCTCCACACCCACGTGTCTGGATCCCTCCCATTTGGTGTCCCTGCTTCCATTCTGGAGAGTAATGACCTTGGTGAAGTGCATCCACTTAATGAAAATAGCGAGGCTCTTGAATGCCGCAGGCTCAGCTCCTTTATTGTCAAGGAGAATGAGCAGCAGCCCGACCTCTCAAACCGGGGTGCCACAGAGCCTTTGCAGATCAGTCAAGTGTCTTTGATCTCCAAAGACACTGAGCCAGTGGAATTaaactgtaatttttctttttcaaggaaaagaaaaatcagctgTACCATCTGTGGTCATAAGTTTCTCCGAAAGAGCCAATTGCTggagcacatgtacacacacaaaggTAAATCTTACAGGTATAACCGGTGCCAAAGGTTCGGTAATGCATTAGCCCAGAGATTTCCGCCATATTGTGACAGCTGGTCTGACATCCCCCTGAAAAGTTCTCGTTTGTCGCAAGAACAGTTAGATTCATCTTGTGCCTTAGAGTCAGAACTCACACAAGAAAATGTGGACACTATCCTGGTTGAGTAG